In Helianthus annuus cultivar XRQ/B chromosome 9, HanXRQr2.0-SUNRISE, whole genome shotgun sequence, the following are encoded in one genomic region:
- the LOC110878644 gene encoding GDSL esterase/lipase At1g54790 yields MKHHGVLIIFCIAYATNAIEFNYPAVFNFGDSNSDTGDLVAGVGEHLDPPNGQTYFKGPSGRFSDGRLIIDFLMDAMDLPFLNAYLEALGVPNFRKGCNFAAAGSTILPSGPNSVSPFSFGVQVAQFFRFKSRVLQLQAKSRKFNKYLPDEDYFSKGLYMFDIGQNDLAGAFYSKSFDQVVASIPLVLVEFETGIKLLYDQGARNFWIHNTGPLGCLPQNIAKFGTDPTKLDAQGCVSAHNQAANLFNIQLHALVAKLQAQFSDANVTHIDVFTIKSNLIANYSKYGFEQATSACCGYGGPPLNYNNQLSCGQVKIINGSSITTTVCNDTTEYVNWDGIHYTEAANQHIASQILTGKFSDPPFADKMPFLLNLKF; encoded by the exons ATGAAACACCATGGTGTGCTCATCATCTTCTGCATAGCATATGCAACTAATGCCATTGAATTCAACTATCCAGCAGTTTTCAACTTTGGAGACTCGAATTCCGACACTGGAGACTTGGTCGCCGGTGTCGGTGAACATCTCGACCCTCCCAACGGTCAAACTTATTTCAAGGGACCGTCTGGGAGGTTCTCTGATGGCCGCCTTATCATAGATTTCTTAA TGGATGCAATGGACTTGCCTTTCCTAAATGCATACTTGGAAGCTCTTGGTGTCCCGAATTTTCGTAAAGGGTGCAATTTCGCAGCGGCCGGATCTACCATATTGCCGTCGGGTCCAAACTCCGTTAGCCCGTTCTCGTTCGGGGTTCAAGTGGCTCAGTTTTTTCGATTCAAGTCACGTGTTCTTCAGTTGCAAGCTAAGT CAAGAAAGTTCAACAAGTACTTACCTGATGAAGATTACTTTAGCAAGGGGCTATACATGTTTGATATAGGCCAAAATGATCTTGCTGGTGCATTTTACTCAAAATCTTTTGACCAAGTCGTCGCTTCGATTCCACTAGTTTTAGTCGAATTTGAAACCGGAATCAAG TTATTATACGATCAAGGTGCAAGAAACTTTTGGATTCATAACACGGGTCCGCTCGGGTGCCTGCCACAAAACATTGCAAAGTTTGGGACGGATCCCACAAAGCTTGATGCCCAAGGTTGTGTTTCTGCACACAACCAAGCAGCTAATCTTTTCAACATACAACTACACGCACTTGTCGCCAAGTTGCAGGCTCAGTTTTCCGATGCCAATGTAACGCATATTGACGTCTTCACAATAAAATCTAATCTTATCGCGAATTACTCGAAATACG GGTTTGAACAAGCAACCTCAGCTTGTTGCGGGTACGGAGGTCCGCCGTTGAACTACAACAACCAGTTGAGTTGTGGGCAAGTGAAGATCATAAATGGCAGCTCCATTACAACCACTGTATGCAATGACACAACTGAATATGTGAATTGGGATGGAATACATTACACAGAGGCTGCAAACCAGCATATTGCTTCTCAAATACTCACCGGAAAGTTTTCTGATCCGCCGTTTGCAGACAAGATGCCCTTTCTTCTTAATCTTAAGTTCTAA